The genomic stretch gttgcaaatttcggctaagtattggtgggaaaattaaattattttattttatcatagacaccagattttaaaaatcgctgttaaaatcagtgtctattaacgaaaaaaaggtgctcatagacatcggctaaaaaaacttatgtctatgagcgaaaatatgcgctcatagacaccgatttttggaaaatcggtgtaaaatactcaaagacatcggtttttccttaaaaccgttgttgttccaccgatatctatgaggatttttcttgtagtggagcatcaatagattttgggtttctAAAATTGTGTTCTCTACGCCCTAAGTGAGTTTAGAGTGTGTCAATTCTaaatggaagggtagttaacttaATCGTGGTGAAGTTGACATTTTGAGGTATTTTCAAGGTAATGTTACACcttaaaaatgaaagtttaaatttttactcTTGAAAAAGTAAGAATATGTCAATAAATTTAAGGAATTAAtgattaaattgacacaattataAGAGAAGTCagagaaatatcaagttgggacTTTAACATTTTCTAGGGAGAAAAAGGGCAAACTtagctttaattttaaattcagcaaTTAGTTAGTGATACTTGGatgataatctaggtattttttattctaaaattttcaTAATTGTGTGCcctataatatgccatgacatcattctTCTTGCATTCATATGTTTATGAAAATTGCCATGTCATGTGATACGTGCATCATTTAGAaatgatagattttttttttttgaaaatactcATTTTGACATATGCCATAATCATTTTCATACATTATTTTAAATCCTCGTAACTAAGGACAATAACATAAATTGACATCCTATGTTAGatgatcaaaattttaaatgcctagttaaaaatgcatgatcccttagtttataaaaaatatttactaCATCTCACAAAAAATTATAAGGTTGCCTTGTTTGTGTATTGagacacattagatataagtgagatgctaAGAAGATAAACAAAACTTAATatttgatttagtgcatctttttgaaGTTTTAGTATCATTAAAATATAAGATTATGTGAAGTCCAATcatggggaaagctaatgtacaagtcgtgtttagcccaaagattatgattgaaaattatgttttgaaaaaaaGAATATTTCAAAATCACTTTGGAAAATCATGGTGAAGTCTATCTTTTAATAGAGATTATCATTGATTAGTTGGATACAAAGTAGAgtgaaatattgaagttttcaatggtttctaattttatatcaatctttAAAAAAGATagttattttcatcgaaaactattttttccatgATAGTTTATGACATAAGTAATGCCTATGtaatatttcatgattttttgataatcgtagaattatttatgattttataaaattagtctgaaattgaaattagaaaattagaTACAACAATTGATTAGGTTAATCGATTATTGtacaccaatcgattagggcaatcgattgGTGGTGATTTTTCACGAGTATAGAGACTCACAGAATCGATCAGGTAATCAATTAAGCGGTAGTAATCAATTAGAACAATCGATTGACATGTAGTAATCGATTGAATTCTAACTTTAATCGATTCAGAGAGGATGTACTTGATTGGTAGTTGAAACCAATCGATTAGAAATGTTTATTTTGATTTAAGTAGTTTGATTTCAATCCATTAAGTTATGTTTTCGAGTTAACCATCCCTAACCCTTTgaagtgctttgataagtattTAAGGATATTTTTCTTAATGAAAGTAAGAAAGGAATAGTTAAAGAgttatatttagagtttaggagGAGGTTTGGattcaaatttgaattttcaacatcaaaacttcaaccttggatttcctaaaggtttaggaactctAAATCATTATcgggtgcaatgatagaagtttgaagcatgtttTGATAGAGAGATTCTCCTTAAAAGCATGATTTTTTCTTAATGATAAGAATGAGGAGATAATGGAAGATTGAAAATCTTCGTTGTAATGAAtgaatgctcaagggtgagtataggatacaatgaaaggtatgacACTTTCATTGGGTTCCTTTGATAAAATTGACTCTTAAggggaagagtttttgatgtgtgtcaaaggaagAGAAAATATAGGAATTAAGTTAGAAATCCTCATTCATGCTTTAGCATGGGATGAAGAAGGAAGTTGGGCTAATGGGCTAGCTTAACCTAAACATATTGGCAAACgtcaaaagggagagattattgggagattgttagtgcaatcatcctcgagtcaaggttgaccagtttaactaagcttgagtggGTTTGAACTTGAGTTTCAAGGTTTAGATAATATGTGGGACAATATGTGAGAAGAGGTCAAATAGGTCATGATTGACCGaatatttgataatatgtgagacgagagtcaagtaggtcataaAGGAAtgaatacttgactggaaagaccTAACTAGAGGGTAGGCAAGGAAAAGTTCTAACTCTAGGGTTAAgcaaagggaaagtccaagtagatcaaggaggatcacatgttggcaaaggaaaatcctaattgtggttagacaaagaaaagtccaagtgggtcaagcaGGACAACATGttgacaaaggaaagtccaagcgggtcaggGAGGACCATATGTTAGCAAGTGGAAAgatctaactacggttaggcaaaggaaaacccAAGTGGATTAAAAAGGATCGCACATGGGCCAaagtaaagtcctaactgcggttaggaaaGAGGAAAATTCATGTGGGTCAAGAATGACCACACTTATTGATCGGAAGTCCAACGTAAAGTTGACAAAGTCAAAGTAGgttaaaggttgaccggacacttggtgagaaagtTTCAATAGGTCACGGGTGACTGGATGTTGGGCAAGGTAATCCTAGACTTGGATCAAGCTAGTTAGGGTTAGGAAATCGATTGAGTAATCAATTGGCCCAAAcctaatcgattagggcaatcaaTTAGGCTGATTGGTCCAATCGATTAGGGCGGCCTTTCTTGCAAGAATAGAAGGTGGAGGAATCGATTCCGATCATGTTAATCAATTAGATTGGGAAAAAgttgaatcgattgggaggcgtcGAGTAAACCCTAGACAAGGGTTTTCGCTGAGATTGGAATGTAACGCTCACACACATTTTGGTCGTCAGTTCTTAGGTGTTTGGGAAAACAAGTGTTGCTGTATTTTCCACCACCAAGAGGCATATACAAGCTATAGGAGATCAAGCAAGGTATTTATTGTATTATATATTCATTTCATTGTTGTATTTTTTTGTTGTGaacttgtacaaggtttctctacCTCCGGATTATTTTCGAGAAAGAGTGTTTTTTATAGTGGAGTGTGTGCATTatatggatccttagattagtcaccttaaggagatggatatcaagtaaatccgaGTGTTAACATTGTTTTGAGTTTTTCCACTGCAATAAATCAACAAGATGAAGTGATTGAATCTAATCACTCCCTCTAACTCTCAAAGTGTCTTAACACAACTTATGCACATTTAGAAACTGACTTTCAGGATATTCGTCCCATTTGAAATTTAAACcctaattcttttatttttcctttgagtGCTTTATCATTGGGAGCAACACACCTTTGAACATCTTTTAAACTAGTCCTCATTAGGGAGAAACATCACATAGTGTCCCTTTAAAGGCACTAATATCTCACTATAAGACTTTTCTCCTACTAAGTTAGACtaaagctaaaattatttttaatgtgagcCTATTTATCTTTATAATCTAGCTAGTTGTTCAGGTTTCGCTTGACTAATCCTAAAAGTAGACGATTCTCTCTAATTCATCCTACCAGATAACTACTGGGTATAACTTATACATACTCAGAAGTCGACATTCATAATATTTatctcatttgaaattcaaactctagttcttttattagaGTACTTCAGTGATACAAGGTGTTAGATGCAGACCCCCAAGCTGACATGGAAAAGTAAAGTCAAGGTAAAGTGGTAATCCAAGTCAAGGAAAGATGACAGTCAAAAGGTCACCTCTAAGCGGGGCTTAGTCCTCTGCCCAGTATTAAGGCCCCCAATCCAAGGACGATCGATCCAAGAGACGGTCGGTCCTTCTATATCCAAATGGTCATTACTCATCCAAGTCAAAAAGAAGACTGGTCGGTCCTAAAGGACGACCGGGAACATGCTCGGTCGGATTTCCGTGATCTAGTCTTACTCCGAATACAACTTCATGTATGACTTGTAAAGCATGCTGGCTTTATTCGTTCTCCCACCCTCCTTTATATAGTCAGCCAGGTAAAAAAGATGACTAGTCACAGAACTCGATATTCTTAGCTTCACTGAGCATGTCAGATAACTTTAAGAAACCTTGCCGAATTCTTATGGCTCAAGATATTACTCCAAGCGACCAGAAGACCAGCCTCTTTACACAAAGACGATCGATCGAAATAATTGGTTGGGTCTTTTAAGGGCTCAGTTTCCTACTTTCTAGAAGCAAGCATTCCTGCATATGGTCGGACAATCATAGAACTGCCTGGACATAAGGGACTCATTTCTCTACTATTTCACTCGTCTCAAGCATTCCACCACATATACTCGAACGGTCTTAAAGACAGTGTGTTCTTACATAAAGCAGTGGCTCTATTGTACATTGATCTATCGCTTGATTAGGTGGTCAGTTGGCTAAACTCTCGAGAAATGTCCAGGGAACAACATTATCAGAGAATCACAACAATTTGTCAGAAAATAATAACCATGTGTCAGAATATATTCCTCTATGATAACATGAGCATTCAATAGAACCTTCATCGAATGTTGCTCTACATTGTCCGTTATCCGACACTTTATTACAACATATTCCTTCAACCACCTCATCAATGACATCAGTTATAAAAAGGGCGCACGCGGGTAACGAAAATTTTCTCGGATGGTAATTATATGCCTCCAAGGCTGTATATATTCTCTTACTCAGCAACTTCTAACATTTGACATTTTCTGTCATCTCATAATTGCGGAGGTTATAGAGGTGGTGTATAAAAGAGGTTCCTCTCCGATGAAAAGGTACGCAAAAAATACTCTTCATTACGCTCACACGTACTCTACTACTCAATTACTATTCTACTTTCTACTCAGGCAAgacactgacttgagcatcgaagggttTTCGCTAGGGACCCCTTTTATGGTCATTGGCGCTGACATTATGTTGGCTCGTTCAAATGTATACAAGGGATTTATCACACGATTCCATAATTTTTTGATTCAATCCGGAGGTCTTCGCCCAGTCTACATTGCAACTACATGTTCAATGCGCCATCTCTAACTTTGAGAGAAGATCATTAATTAGCATTGCACCACACCCATTGGGGCAATGTGACGTATATCAAGACCTTTAATTAGGAGGCATATATTACATCAACTAGGACAATTAATAGAAAACTGTTCTTAGCATAGCTCAACATTTTCAAATTAtgccaaataaaaataaattgttCAAATAATTAAAAGATAAACAGTGACTAATTATTCAATAATTAGTTCTAAATGAAAGTAGTAGTTTGCATGAGTTGAAACCCTTCCTTGAGAAGGGCCCCCATCAGCCACAGTTCCATGGAGGTCGCACTTATCTCCTTAGTGAAATCTCCACCCTGAAAAACACTCATCGATCATTTCAAAAACGAAAAACAATGTTATGCAAAAAACCATAACTCACGTTGATCGTCATGGTGAAGAGAAACCCCTCGTTCCCGAGCGAGAAGTTGGAGCTCTCGAGGTCGAAGCAGGAGAGGGACTCGAGAGCGGAGTAAAGAGAGGAGGTGCGTAGAAGAGACGACGATGCATGCTCCACGCCGGAGCTAATGTTGCCCTTCACCTTCACGTGGAACCtcccctctccgacttcgcacgCCTTCACTTGAATTATCTTGTTCCCTACTATGCTCACGGTGGTCGATTTGGGGATTGTGTTACTCCTTTTAGAGGTTTGATTTTGAAGGGAAGGGTTTTCTAGCTTAGAGAAGGAAGATTGGAGCATCGatatttcttcctcaagtttcttGGCTTGAGATTGCAAATCTTTCACGTACATAACCGCATCACTAATGATCGAGGCTTTGTCCATCTGCATCCGTACACAAACATACATGCTACTATAACAAATTAATTAAACCGATAAAGTACAAAGGTGCGTTATATATATGCTATAAATGATTTTAATATATATCAATGGAGATGAGTGCATATCGTACTGACCGTATCGAGTAGGCGTGGTGGTTAAGGACCGAGTAGATCATAGTTTGCTAGAGCAACCAACGAAGGTAGACACAATTAGGCAGGGTGGTTatgactaattttaaaaccggTTGATgactaactttaaaattttgattcgaTTTCTCCCTTAATGACCACACAAGTCAAAACCATAGATGCAACAGAAAGCGATACGAATTTTAAGATTCTATCCCGCTAGATCATATCGTCTTAAAGGTCCTAATATGATCATCAATAGGACCGAACCGCCCCGGAGTTAAGGTTTAAATTTCATACTATTTGGATGAACATTTATAAACACTTTTCAATTTATCCTGatgattaataaattttttttataaaagtacCCCTGTCATCTCCGAGTTAACTGGTTCAAATTAGGATGGCCTTCCTATAATTTGATTTCCGTGGAAAAAACAGGTTCAAAGGGCAAAGCCTAATCGCCTAATTAAGCATCTTCTAGACTGAAGATAGAACTTAATTTATTCTAAagtaaagattaaaaaaagaatcttgttcttaattaattaaatcaaagcaACAGGTTCATGAATTTGGATCTCTCTAATTAATGTTTAGCCACATGatatactaattaattaattagcacAGTAATTAACTGACGATGATGAAGAAGAAAGAGGGCATACCTTGCTGATGGTAGGAACGATCGAGCGAAGCTCGTAGAGCCTCTCCTTCATCCtcaccctcctcttcctctccgaCACCAGGGTCTTCGACCGGTCTCGCCTCGCCTTGGCGGAGGCGCAGTTAGACTGCCCTCCGCCGCCACCGGCAGCATTCCGGGCGGCAGCACCTAGCGGGCCTTCCCCAAACAGGCTCGAGTCGGCATCGACGGCGGCGAGCTGCCCGCAGTCGAACGGCGCCATGAAGTCATCCAGGTCTCGGCCGTAGTCGAGGTCGTCGGAGACGTGCTCGTCGACGAAGTTGAGGTCGCCGGCGTCGGCAATGTCGGCGTGGGCGAACGGAATCATGAACTCCATGATGATGCGTTCTAAATTTAGCTCTGAATTTGTGGAGCGGTCTCGTATTTAATGGGCTTCCCTGGTCGTATGAACGGAATCGTTTTAGACGTAATTAGTGGAATTAATTAAAATGCTGGGCCCACCGGCCCACCGGCCCACCGAAAAAAACAGATTAAAAAAATCATGATATCGCAGGTTATTACTCGTGAAGTTCTTTTCCAATTGAAGAAACTAGTTATTACTCGGGAAGTTCTTTTCCCATCGACGAAACTAAGCACTCCCCCTGTTTGGCGCAGCGGACCAGCGGTAAGGCAGCCTGGATGCACATGAGAGAGAcagataattaaaattttattagaaaaatatattattttataaaatataaatagtgTATAACAAAGATTACTACATTAATTATCCAAATTAGTATCAAGTTTTCTACTTAGACCCAAAAATTCTGAATCAATTTAAACCAAAATCAATATATTCTAGAAAATCTTCTTAACCTATGCCTTCGTATACAATTCAGTGAAATGCCGAAgagattaagataaatttttaagtttaatgttttttttcttctaaatgagaattaataatttttctaaaagAACGGTATCTTCATTGGTCCAATATATTGCATTAGatttgtttcatgtcattctTCGTCGTCACCTtcacctctaaggttcatttcaTTCTGGATCCTCTAAGTCATCAAGCACATCTAACTTGATCATGCCAAGTAACAATCAACTTAATGTTGGGTTGGAATGATGGTAAATAAAGTTTGTATATGGCAAGGATGGACTTATATGATGGATCTCTACATTGGTAGGAGTTCTTTTAATTTcgataaaatctaaaaataaaattatgaaaatttaggTATAAAGTGGATGATATTATATCATTATGgatgatcctatctgaaagttGGAGATGATACGTTAGGTAGATGGTTACGACCAGGGCGGTGTCAAGATTCCTTGAGGCCCTaggcaaaaaaattttaaaaataaaattttttaatatatttttaattttctttaacatttttaatttagatttgggaccgaaaataataatttaaaaaaaaaatatttttaaaattagttattaaaaagaattaaatatttttttaaaaaaaaactaatttttgatataaaatttaattttctgacgagtattttgataataattttattttttattaataaaattattaaattatttaatctttttagttagaatgtcaaataaactttattatttttaattttaaaaatttatttttgctaatacattttatttgtatttcatgttaaaaaaatctttaattcatattattatcgagaaataaaaagaaagagcgaGGAAGAAATATTATCGGCAAAGGAAGAGAAGGACGTTCTCTCCGAGTATCATCGGTGAGAAAGGAGAAACATGCAAAATCGTtgatgaaaaaaaagaaaagggcaCAATGCATTGATGAGAGAACTATTaggatttttaagaaatattgagGAGAAAAGAATTCATTAGGTTTTATAAGAATAGTATTACTAATTGCAAAATAAAATGGGAATCAGAGTaataataaagaaagaaagaaatatgtcaatttaaaaatgaattatatttaaggCAGAATAAAATCTCATAAAATTATGGTAGACAATTAATGAGGAAATAAAAATAACTACAAGGTATAAATAGGAAGTGGAATCGATAATGAATTAATTGGCAAGGTGTCATTAATGAATTAGCaagacatttataattaattaatattaatgatactaatttaattttttcaatatctttaattaattaatcaatggaccccaataaaattggggccctaggcataggccttaatggcctatgccttgagccgggCCTGGTTACGACGTTGACCGGATGAAGACCTCTACGTGGGATCGAAGATGCTTGAATGATGCGTTGAACTCCCTACACACACTCCAAACGAGCCAACAAAATGTCAGCGTCAAAAACTAAGGAAGAGGTCTCTAGCAAATGccttctgacgctcaagtcagtatatGACCGGACACGAATTAGAGCAACAGTAATAGACAACAGGATGCGCGCTTAGTGTAATAAAGTATGTGTACCTTACCATCGGAGAGGACCCCTTGTTTATATATCACCTCTATAACCTCCGCAATCACAAAATGATAGAAAATATCAGGTGTCGGAAGTTGTTGAGCAACAAAGTATATGCATACGGAAAGGTGCATAGTCGGTCTGAGAAATCTTCTGTTATCCAT from Zingiber officinale cultivar Zhangliang chromosome 5B, Zo_v1.1, whole genome shotgun sequence encodes the following:
- the LOC121987756 gene encoding transcription factor BHLH156-like, translating into MEFMIPFAHADIADAGDLNFVDEHVSDDLDYGRDLDDFMAPFDCGQLAAVDADSSLFGEGPLGAAARNAAGGGGGQSNCASAKARRDRSKTLVSERKRRVRMKERLYELRSIVPTISKMDKASIISDAVMYVKDLQSQAKKLEEEISMLQSSFSKLENPSLQNQTSKRSNTIPKSTTVSIVGNKIIQVKACEVGEGRFHVKVKGNISSGVEHASSSLLRTSSLYSALESLSCFDLESSNFSLGNEGFLFTMTINGGDFTKEISATSMELWLMGALLKEGFQLMQTTTFI